GCCACTCCTCGTCCACCCGGGTCTCGACGAGGTGCCGTATCGCCTCGTTCGCCTCAGCGGCGGACGGACGGGCGGGACCCGCAGGCCGGAGTGTGCTGTACATGCTTTCAAGGCTACGGGCGGGCACTGACAGTCACCTCCGGATTAAGGGTGGAATCCATCACCTCGGCCCTCGGGCCGATCGATCACGGTAGCTCCGGGTGCCCGCCCACCTGCTCAGAGTGCCTGCGAAGCGGGCTGGACCATGCCGCGGACTGTGCGCGACTTCACAAAGTCCCCGATCGCCGTCATCTCCCATTCGCCCGAGAACTGGCGGACCAGCTTGGCCATCATGACCCCGGTCTGCGGCTGGGCTCCGGTGAGGTCGAAGCGCACCAGCTCCTCCCCGCTCGCGGCGTCGATCAGGCGGCAGTAGGCCTTGGCGACCTCGGTGAACTTCTGGCCGGAGAAGGAGTTGACCGTGAAGACCAGGCCCGTGGCCTCGGCGGGCAGCCGCCCGAGGTCCACCACGATCACCTCGTCGTCCCCGGCGCCCTCACCGGTGAGGTTGTCGCCCGAGTGCTTGATGGCGCCGCCCAGGATGGACAGCTTGCCGAAGTAGCAGCTGTCGATGTGGTTGCGCTGCGGGCCGTACGCGATGACGGAGGCGTCGAGGTCGATGTCCCGGCCTTGGAACGCCGGCTCCCAGCCCAGGCCCATCTTCACCTGGGAGAGCAGCGGGCGGCCGTTCTTGACCAGGGAGACGGTCTGGTTCTTCTGGAGGCTGACCCGGCCCTTGTCGAGGTTGATCTTCCCGGTGCCGGCGGCGACCGGGGCCGCGCTCGGCGGGGCGGGCGGGGCGGGCGGGGCGGCAGGGGCCGCCGGCGTCGCGGGGGCGCTCGGCCAGGAGGAGGCGGACGGAGCGGACGGTGCCGAGGGGGTCTGACCCCAGACCGGGGCCGAAGGGGTGACCGGGGCCGCAGGAGCCTGCGGGGCGGCCGCGGGCGGCGGGGTGGGTTCCTCGTCCACGGAGACCCCGAAGTCGGTCGCGATCCCGGCGAGGCCGTTGGCGTACCCCTGGCCGACCGCACGCACCTTCCACACGCCGCCGCGCTGGTAGACCTCGACGACCACGAGCGCGGTCTCGGTGCCCAGCTGCGGCGGGGTGAACGTGGCGATCACCGCGCCGCTGTCCGCATTGCGCACGGTGGCCGTGGGCTCGATGCCCTGGAAGGTCTGACCTGCGGCGTCGGGACTGGCCGTGACCACGATCCGCTCGATGCCCGGCGGCAGCGCGCCCGTGTCCACCGTGATCGAGTCCGGCGCCGCCCCGCCGCCCGACCGGTGGCTGACACCGGGCCCGGACGGCTGGTTGTAGAAGATGAAGTCGGCGTCGGAACGCACCTTGCCGTCCGCCGCGAGGAGGAGTCCCGACACGTCGAGCCGCACCGGGGCAGCCACGTCCACCGTCACACGGACGGTATGGAGCGGCAGGTTGGAACCTGGGGTCATAGCGGTCATGCCGGGAGAACGACCGGAGGCCCTTTGCCGTTCCCTTACCCTCGCCGCGGATTTCAGCGCCGGTTGCGGGGGTGGTTCTTCGCCGTCCGCTCGTTGCCGAACTTGTACGCGCCGGTCCAGCGGGCCATCACGAGCTGCGCGTCGCCCGACTCCACCTCGGCGAGGAACTTCTCGGCCCGCCCGCCCCGCAGGGTGCTCGCGGCCCGCCCCTGGTGCGTGATGACCACGCTGTTGTCGCTGCGCTGCTCGTACGTGAATCCGTGAGGTCTCGGCATGACCGGCAGCCTGCCCCCGCGCGGGCGGGGCGGGCAACGGGTTTAAGGCCGGGCGGGGGCAGGCTGCCGGCCGGGCCGTGGGCGGGTCCGGTCCGGCGGGGCAGGGCCGGGCCCGCGGCCGCCTCAGTCGCCCGTGACGCGGCGCGGCAGCCCCAGCGGGTTCGCCTCGCGCAGTTCCTCCGGAAGCAGCGGGTCCGGGACCGACTGGTAGGCCACCGGCCGCAGCCATCGCTCGATGGCGGTCCCGCCGACCGAGGTGGAGTGCGAGGTCGCCGCCGGGTACGGGCCGCCGTGGTGCTGGGCCGGGGCCACCGCGACACCGGTCGGCCAGCCGTTGACCACGATCCGTCCGGCCAGCGCCGTGACCTGCGCAATCAGTTCCGCCGCCGGACCCGAACCGCCGTCGGCCTCGGCCGCGGACAGCTGGAGCGTGGCGCTCAGGTTCCCGGGGAGCAGGCCGAGCACCGACCCCGCCTCGCGCTGGTCGGCGTACCGGACGACCACGGTCACCGGTCCGAAGCACTCGTCGAGCAGCACCTCGTACGCGCCGCCCTCCAGGAGGATCCCGGCCGGCACGGTCAGGTAGCCCGCCCCGACGGTGTGCTCGCCGCCGGAACCCGGGGTGACGGGCGCGGTGACGCCGGGTAGCGCGGCCCGCTCGCGCACGCCGGAGACGAAGTTCTCCCGCATCCGGTGGTCGAGCAGGACGCCCGGCTCGGTCTCGCCGAGGGCCTTCGTGAGCGCGCCGGTGAACCGGTCGCCGTCCGCGCCCTCGGGGACCAGGACCAGGCCCGGCTTGACGCAGAACTGGCCGACCCCGAGGGTGACCGAGCCCGCGAGCCCGGCGGCGATCTCCTCGGCCCGCTCGGCGGCGGCCGCCGGGGTGACCACGACGGGGTTGAGGGAGCCGAGTTCGCCGTGGAACGGGATGGGGACGGGACGGGCGGCGGCCGCGTCGAACAGCGCCCGCCCGCCCCGGATGGAACCGGTGAATCCGGCGGCGGAGACGAGGGGGTGGCGGATCAGCTCCAGGCCCGCGTCGAACCCGTGGACGACGCGGACCACGTCGGCCGGCAGCCCGGCCGCCACGGCGGCCCGGCGCAGCAGCGAGGCGCACAGCTCGGAGGTGGCCGGGTGGTCGGGGTGCGCCTTGACGACCACCGGGCAGCCGGCGGCCAGCGCGCTCGCGGTGTCCCCGCCGGGGACGGAGAACGCGAGCGGGAAGTTGGAGGCGGCGTAGACCGCGACCACGCCCAGCGGCACCTTGTAGCGGCGCAGTTCGGGGCGCGGCGGGACGGCGGCGGCGTCCGCGCGGTCGATGCGGATGTCGAGGTAGGAGCCCTCGTCCACGGCGTCGGCGAAGGCCCGAAGCTGGCCGGTGGTGCGGGCGAGCTCGCCGGTGAGCCGGCCCGGCCCGAGGGCGGTCTCGGCGTCGGCGGCCTCGATCACGTGGTCCGCGGCCTCGTCGAGCAGCTCGGCGGCGGCGCGCAGGAAGGCCGCGCGGGTGGTGCGGTCGGCGAGCGCGCCACGGGCCGCGTGGGCGGCGCGTACGGCCTCGTCCACCTCGCCGGATGTGGCTTCCACCGCAACCTGTTCGCGCTGCTTCCCGGTGCGGGGGTCCACACTCCAGACTGGTGTTGCTGCCATGGCGCACTGCCTCCTGGATCTACGCTGACCCGCGCGGTGGCGTTCAGTATTCTGAACGCCGTTCCGATGGATGAATGATCACATCCGCTCCGGACTCTATTTCCGGGTCTTCCGCGTTGACAAGAGACAAGAGGGGCAAGAAGGCGAATGACCACAGTTGAGCCGGAGCGGTCCGCCGTGGAATCGGAGGGGCCGGGGGGCCCGGGGGCGCCGGCGGCCGTCAAATCGGCCGTCCGCACGGTCCTGTTGCTGGAGCACTTCGCGGCGCGGCCCGGACTGCACAGCCTGGCCGACATCCAGCACGACCTCTCGCTGCCCAAGTCGAGCCTCTACATGCTGCTGCGCACGCTGGTGAACCTGGGGTGGGTGGAGACGGACGCGACGGGCACCCGGTACGGCATCGGCGTACGGGCCCTGCTCGTCGGCAGCTCGTACATCGACGGGGACGAGGTCGTCGCCGCGGCCCGGCCCACCCTGGACCGGCTCTCCGACGACACCACCGAGACCATCCACCTGGCCCGGATGGACGGCACGAGCGTCGTCTACCTGGCCACCCGCCAGTCCCAGCACTACCTGCGGCCGTTCACCCGCGTCGGGCGGCGGCTGCCCGTGCACTCGACGGCGCTGGGCAAGGCCCTGCTGGCGACCCACTCCGACGAGGAGGTGCGGGCGCTCCTGCCGCGGCGGCTGGAGGCGGTCACCGAGCACACGATCACCGACCGGGACCGGCTCGTCGACGAGTTGGCGCTGGTACGGGAGCAGGGCTACGCGGTGGACCGCGAGGAGAACACCCTCGGGCTGCGCTGTTTCGGGGTGGCCGTGCCCTACCGGACGCCGGCCCGGGACGCGGTGAGCTGCTCGGTGCCGGTGGCCCGGCTGACGGCGGGCCACGAGCAGAAGATCAAGGCGGCGCTGTTCGAGGCGCGGGACCGGCTGTCGGTGGCGACCCGCCGTATGTGAGCCGGTGGTGGCGGGTCCGGTGGTCACGGGCCCGGGGGTCACGGGCCCGGGGGAGGTGGGTCCGGGGAGGTGGGCCGCCTCCCCCGGGTGGGGGAGGCGGTTCACCTTCATGGGGGAGGTGGCGGGGCGGCGTGCACGCGACTGTTGGGTCATGACCGAACGAGCGGTGCACACGAGCGAGTCGCTGTACGCGGCGCGGCCCCCGGCCCCCGGCCTGGGAACCGGGCGCAGGATCCTGCGAGCGGCGGGCCTGGCCGCCACCCTGCCGTACCTGTGCCTGAAGGGCGCCTGGCTGGCGGGGAGCCACCTCGGGATACCGGACGGAAGCGTGCTGCTGGAGCCCGGCCCGTTCTTCAAAGTGGCGAACGCCGTCACTCTGGTGATGGACGCGGCCGTCATCGTGCTGCTGCTGGTGTTCACCCGCCCCTGGGGCATACGGGTGCGGTCCTGGCTGCTGACCGTCCCGGTCTTCATCGCCACCGGACTGCTCGTCCCGATCGTCGTGGCCTTCCCCGGCCAGCTCCTCCTGGGGGCCGTGGGCCTGGGGCCGGACGCGGCCGCGGAAGCGGCCAAGGAGCCCTTCCTCGATCCCTGGGTCTTCAACGTGGTCTACACCGGGTTCATCGTGCAGGCCGTGGTCCTGGCCGGGGTGTTCGTCCCCTATGCGCGGCAGCGCTGGGGCAGCCTGTGGCAGGGCGTCCAGGGGGAGCGGCTCCCGTCACCCACGGGGGTGGTGGCGGGAGCCGCGATGGTGGTGGCCGTGGCCGTGGCGGCGGTACAGCTCACCTGGGCGTTCGGTGGCACGGCCGGGCTCAGCGCATCGCAGATAGCCCAGTTCAACCCGCAGACGGGCATGGTGTCCGCCACCCACGGGATATGCGCGCTGGTCGCGGGGGCGGGCGCCGTGAACCTGGCCCGGGGCGGAGGCCGACCGGCGCGATGGGCACTGGCCGTCGCGTGGCCCGGGGCGGCGGCTGCGGCGAGTTGGGGCTTGTGGCTGCTGATCAGCTCGGCGGGCGTGCGCGATTCCACGAAGGAGGTCACCACCGCGATGACCCTGACCTACGCTGGCCAGATGATCACCGGTCTGCTCGCCGCGGCCGTCCTGCTCCGGTTCCTCGCCTCACGGCGCACCGTGTGACGGGGGGCGGCGCGAGCGGGAGGGGGTGATGGGGCCCGATGGGGCTCGATGGGCCCGACGAGGGCAGCGGGATGCCGGGGGGCAGCGGGATGTGGACGGGGATGCGGGCCGGCGCGGGCCGGCTGCTGGGAGCCCGGGCCCGGCTGCGCTGGGTGCACCTGATCCTGGGCGGGGCCCTGCTGATGCCGTACTTCCTCCTCGCCCAGGTGGTGGTCGGTCTCGTGGCGGGCGAGGGCAACGTCTTCGGCTCCACCCCGCTGACCTTCGCCTCCTACGGGCTCTCGCTGCCCATGGCCGCGGTGACCGCCGTCTTCGGGCTCGTCCGGCCGATGTCGGTGGGCGCCGTGCGGTCCCTGTGCGGGGTGCCGGGCGAGCTGCTGGCGCAGGGGCCGGCCCGCTCCTGGGCGGCCCGGGGGCGGACGTCGGCCTGGTGGACCCTGCACGTGGGGGTCGGCGCGGCGATCAGCGGGATGAGCCTCGCGGTGCCGCCCATGGCGATGGTGCTGATCGCGCTGCCGCTCGTGACGGCGCGGCGGAAGACCTCCCTGGGGCTGGGCTGGCTGGGCACCGACACCGCGCCGTACGCCGCCCCGCTGCTCGGGACCGGGCTGCTGTGCGGGCTCGTCCTGTGCGCCGCCGGGGCCGGGGCGCTGCTGGCCCGGCTGGCACCCGTACTGCTCGGGCCGACGGCGGCGGACCGGCTGGCCGCGGCCGAGGAGCGGGCCGCCGACCTGGCCGTGCGCAACCGGCTGGCCCGGGAGCTGCACGACGCGGTCGGGCACGCGCTGAGCGCCGTCACCCTCCAGGCGGTCGCCGCCCGGCGGGTGCTCGACAGCGACCCCGGGTTCGTACGGGAGGCGCTGGCCGCGATCGAGGACACCACCCGGCGGACGGTGGGCGAGCTGGACGCCGTGCTGGGCCTGCTGCGGGACGGCGACCCGGCCCGGCCCGACGCCGCACCCGCGCCGACCCTCGCCGCCGACCTCGACGGGCTGCTGGCGCGCACCCGGGCCGCCGGCACCACCGTCACCGCCCACCAGGACCCCGGACCGGCCGGGGACTGGGCGCAGCTCCCGGCGATCGCCTCCCGCGAGGCGTACCGGATCGTCCAGGAGGGCCTCAGCAACGCCCTGCGCCACGGCGCGGGCACCGTCGAGCTGCGGATCGCCGTACAGGGCCGGGAAGACGGCGCCGGCAGCACCCACCGTGAACTGGAGATCACCATGACCAATCCGCCGGGCACCTCCGACGGGCAGCAGCCCCGCACCAGCGGGGGCCGCGGTCTGCGCGGCGCGGCCGAGCGGGCCACCCTGCTGGGCGGCCGCGTCGAAGCGGGCCCGGACCAGGGGCTGTGGCGGCTGCGGGCCGTCCTCCCGCTCGGCGGGGGCGCCCGGTGACCGCGGCGCGGCGGCCGCCGCTGCGCATCGTGCTCGCCGACGACGAGCGGATGGTCCGCACCGCCCTGCGGGTGATCCTCGAGGCCGAACCGGACCTGGAGGTGGTCGGCGAGGCGGCCTCGGGCGCCGAGGCGGTCCCGCTGGTCCGCTCCCTGGCCCCCGACGTGGTGCTGATGGACGTCCGGATGCCCGAGATCGACGGCATCCGGGCCACCGAGCAGATCATCGCCGGCATGGCCGAACCGCCCCGGATCGTGGTCGTCACCACCTTCGAGAACGACGCGTACGTCTACGACGCGCTGCGCGCGGGCGCCTCCGGGTTCCTCCTGAAGCGGGCCGACCCCGACGAGCTGATCGGCGCGGTCCGCCTCGTCGCCCGCGGCGACTGCCTGCTCTTCCCGGCGGCCGTCCGCTCGCTCGCCGCGTCCCACGCCCCCGGGGTCCCGGGCCCCGCCGCCCCCTGGGTGGCCCGGCTCACCGAGCGGGAGGCCGACGTACTGCGCCTGATGGCCACCGGACTGTCCAACCACGAGATGAGCGAACGCCTCGGAGTCGGCCCCCAGACGGTCAAGACCCACGTCGCCGCGGTCCTCTCCAAAACCGGTTCCCGCGACCGCACCCAGGCGGTCATCGCGGCCTACGAGGGCGGCTTCATGAAGAAAGGCTGAGAACCCCGCCACAATCGGGGCAGAGCGGAACGACCCGGAGCCTTGGTGCGTCCTTCTGGGGGATGAACAAGACGATCAGGCGTGCGTCGGTCTTCTGTCTGCTCCTGGTGCTGGCCCTTTTGGTGCGGGTCACCTGGGTGCAGGCCTACCAAGGCCAGGCCCTCGCAGACAACGAGAACAACCGGCGGAACCTCATCGGGCAGTACGAGAACCCGCTGGGCAACATCATCGTGGGCGGGGAGGCGATCACCGGCTCGGTGAAGACGGACGGAAAGGACTTCGGGTACAAGCGCACGTACGTCGACGGTCCGCTCTACGCGCCGCTCACCGGCTACAGCTCCCAGGCCTTCGGCACGAGCATGCTGGAAGGCGTCTACAAGAAGGTCCTGAACGGTTCCGACGACCGGCTCAAGACCGTGATGGACATGCTCACCAACAAGCGGGCCGCGCCGGGCAACGTGCTGACCACGGTCGACAAGGACGTGCAGAAGGCCGCGTACGACGCGCTCCAGGGCAAGCAGGGCGCCGCCGTCGCCATCGATCCGGCGACCGGCGAGATCCTCGCCATCGTGAACAACCCCTCCTTCGATCCGGGCAGCATCACGGGCGCCAACGACAAGGCGGCCTGGGAGAAGCTGATCGAGGACAAGGGCAAGGCGATGGAGAACGTGGCCCTGCGCAAGCCGCAGGCGCCCGGCTCCACCTTCAAGCTGGTCACCCTGGCGGCGGCCATCGAGAACGGGCTGGTCACCAACCTCGACGCGCCGACCGGCACCCCGGACCCGTACACGATCCCGGGGACCCGGACCCAGCTGCCCAGCGAGGCGGGCTCCGCGGCCTGCAACAACGTCTCCGCGCGCACCGCGCTCCGGCTGTCCTGCAACAACGTGTTCGCTGAGCTGGCGCACCAGCTCGGCCAGGACAAGATGCGGGCGATGGCCGAGAAGCTGGGTTTCAACACGGAGACCGCGACGCCCGTCACCGCCCGGCCGGGGAGCAAGTACCCGACGAAGAAGATGTCGGTCGACCAGGTCGCGCAGACGGGTATCGGCCAGTTCGACGTGCAGGCCACCCCGCTCCAGATGGCGATGGTGACGGCCGCGATCGAGAACGGCGGCAAGCTCGTCGCCCCGCACTCGGTCTCCGAGGTCACCGACGCGAACGGCAACGTGCTGGAGAGCTTCAAGAACCCGAAGTCCGAGCAGGTCATGAACGCGAAGACCGCCTCGATGCTGCAGGACGCCATGCGGACGGTCGCCACCGAGGGCGGCGGCAAGCCCGCCCAGGTGGCGGGCGCCGAGGTGGGCGGCAAGACCGGCACCGCGCAGCGCGGTGTGAACAACAGCCTGCCGCCACTGGCCTGGTTCACCTCGTACGGCAAGCAGGGCGGCAAGCAGATCGCGGTTGCCGTGGTGATCGAGAACTCGGACACCGACCGCTCCGAGATCGGCGGTGGCAAGCTCGCCGCCCCCATCGCCCAGAAGATGATGGCGGCGTGGCTGAAGAAGTAGCCGCGCCGGTCGCCAAAGGACGCGCCGGGAACCGACACGGTTCCCGGCGCGTTTCCTTTCCCATGATCAGGACCGCGCAACCCGCAGACCTCGACGCCATAGCCGCCCTCCACAGCCGGGCCCGGGCCACCTACTACCGCGGCCGCGTCCCCGAGCAGGCCTACGCAGGCGCAGCCGAACTCGCGCGGACCCGCGAGGGCTGGTCCCGGGCCGTCGCGCGGGCCGCCGCCGACGGCGGGGTGCTCTGCGCGGAGCAGGACGGCGAGCTCACCGGAGTCGCCGCCTTCCGCACCACGGACGGCGAGACCACCCTCACCCAGCTGCACGTCGACCCGGTCCACTGGCGCCGGGGCACCGGGGCCGCCCTGCACGCCGCCTGCCTCGACGCCTGGCGGCTGGCCGGTGTGGAGCGGGCCCGGCTGGAGGTCTACGAGCACAACCTCCGGGCCCAGGCCTTCTACGCCCGCCACGGCTGGCGCCGGGATCCGGCCGGGGCCGCGCGGTCCGGATCCCACCTCACGCTCTGGCTCAGCATCGGCCCGCAGGCCGCGTCCGGGGAATGAGACGCTCCACCAGGTGGTTGAACGGGAAACCGCCGTGGCTCGCTGCCGCGGCGTTCCAATGAACCCGGAGAGAAGAAGGATCATGCGCGTCGAGATCTGGAGCGACATCGCCTGCCCCTGGTGCTACATCGGCAAGGCCCGTTTCGCCAAGGGGCTGGCCGAGTTCGCGCACCGCGACGAGGTGGAGGTCGTCTTCCGGTCCTTCGAGCTCGACCCGAACAGCCCGAAGGGCAGCACGGCGCCGGTCCTGGAGATGCTGGCCGAGAAGTACGGCCGCACCCTCGACGAGGCGCGCGGCATGGAGGAGCACGTCGCCGCCAGTGCCCGCGCCGAGGGGCTGACGTATCGCACCGACGGCCGCGACCACGGCAACACGTTCGACATCCACCGCCTGCTGCACCTGGCTGCCGCCCGCGGCCGGCAGGAGGAGCTGCTCGACCTCGCCTACCGGGCGAACTTCGCCGAGGAGTGCTCGGTCTTCGACTCCGAGGTGCTCGTCGCCCTCGCGGTCGAGGCGGGCCTGGACGAGGCGGAGGTCCGTACCGTCCTCGCGGACGACTCCGCGTACGCGGCGCAGGTGCGGGCGGACGAGCGCGAGGCGGCGGAACTCGGCGCCAACGCCGTGCCGTTCTTCGTCCTCGACCGCCGGTACGGGATCTCCGGCGGGCAGCCGGCCGAGGTGTTCACGCAGGCGCTGGAGCAGGCGTGGGCGGGCCGCGAGCTCACCGAACCGGCCGCCACGGCCGACGCCTGCGACCCCGAAGGCAGCTGCGCCGTCCCGCAGACCTGACCGCCCCGCCCTTCCGCCGTTTCCCCGAGGGCTGCGCCCCGTCCCCAAGGCTCCGGCTGAAGCCGGGAGGCCGGACGGGTCAGTGGAGGGTCTCCGCCCAGGCTGCTTCCGCGGCGGCTGCGGCCTCGGACGGGTCCGTCGAGAGGGCGGTGGACAGGGCCGTCAGGGAGGTCAGGACCGTCGCCAGCGATGCGTCCCGGCCGTAGTGGTTGACCCGGACCATCTCCCGGGCCAGCGCGCCGCCGCCCGCCGCGAGCGGGGCCGCCGGGTCGGCTCCGAGGGCCTTGGCCACCACCAGCGAGGCGTCCGGCACCCGCAGCGTGGTGGCCACCGGGGCCGCCTCCGAGGCCCGGCCCACGTACGGGGCCAAGCCCAGCGCCACCGCGCCCGCCCTGGTCGCCGCGGCGGCAGCCGCATGGCGGGCCGTCACCGCCGGCAGGCCCTCGGCCGCGATCCGGTCCAGGCACGCCTCCAGCGCCAGCATCTCCAGCTGCGCCGGGGCGTGGGGGAGCGCCGTGCGGTCCGCGTCGATCCAGCGCTCCTTCCAGTCCAGGAGGGAGAGGTACGAACGCCTCGGAGCGGCCGGGTTCTCCGCGAAGCGGGCCCAGGCCCGCTCCGAGACCGACACCGCCGAGACGCCCGCCGGGCCGCCCATCGCCTTCTGGGCGCCGATCACGCACAGGTCCACGCCCCACGCGTCCGGAAGCAGCGCCTCCGCGCCCACCGATGCCACCGCGTCCAGCATGAACAGCGCGCCGTGGGCCCGTACCGCCTCGCCGATCTCCGCGACCGGGTTCGTGTTGCCGGTCGCCGCCTCCGCGTGGACCAGGGAGACGAAGTCGATCTCCGGGTGCTCGGCCAGGGCGCGTGCCACCTGGTCCGCCGTCACCGCCGTGTCGAACGGGACCGCCAGGTCCACGACGTTCGCCCCGCAGTCGCGCAGCCAGTTGCCGAAGGTCGTCCCGTACGGGCCGGTCACCACGTTCAGCGCCGTCGAACCGGGCCGCGCACCCGAGCGGATGCACCCCTCCAGCGGCAGCAGCGCCTCGCCCTGGGTGATCACCACGTCCTCGCGGGTGCCGAGCAGGTCCGCGACCCCCTGCTCGATCTGCGCGAAGCGCTCCGCGGTGAGCGGCGGAAGGTCCAGGAGGGGGTGGTTCACGGGGGTGCTCTCTTCGTCCGGGGCGTCTCGTCCGGGGCGTGCGGGGTGACCGCATGAGCCTACCCAGCACGCACGTACAGTGCGGGACATGACCGATGACGTGCTGCATGTGAAGGGGCGTGTGCTCGTCGGGCCCGACGACGCGCGCGACGAGCTCTGGGTGGTCGGCGGCCGGATCTCCTACGAACGCCCGCACGGGGCCCGCGAGATCACCACGGTGTCCGGCTGGGCCCTGCCCGGCCTGGTCGATGCGCACTGCCACGTGGGACTTGACGCCCACGGCCCGGTCGACGCGGAGACCGCCGAGCGGCAGGCCCTGACCGACCGCGACGCCGGCACCCTGCTCATCCGCGATGCCGGATCCCCCTCCGATACCCGCTGGATCGACGACCGCGAGGACCTGCCGAAGATCATCCGGGCCGGTCGGCACATCGCCCGCCCGCGCCGCTACATCCGCAACTTCGCCCACGAGATCGAGCCGTCCGACCTCGTCGCGTACGTGGGCCGCGAGGCGCAGCGCGGCGACGGCTGGGTGAAGCTGGTGGGGGACTGGATCGACCGCGAGGTCGGGGACCTGGCGCCCTGCTGGCCGCGGGCCGAGGTCGAGGCGGCCATCGCCGAGGCGCACCGGCTGGGCGCCCGCGTCACCGCGCACTGCTTCGCGGAGGACTCGCTGCGCGACCTGGTCGAGGCGGGCATCGACTGCATCGAGCACGCCACCGGGCTCACGGAGGACACCATCCCGCTGTTCGCGGAGCGCGGCGTGGCCATCGTCCCGACGCTCGTGAACATCGCGACGTTCCCGAAGATGGCCGCGGGCGGCGAGGCCAAGTTCCCGCGCTGGTCGGCGCACATGAGGCGGTTGCACGAGCGCCGGTACGACACCGTACGGGCCGCCTACGACGCGGGCATCGGCGTGTACGTCGGCAC
The Streptomyces sp. NBC_01296 DNA segment above includes these coding regions:
- a CDS encoding amidohydrolase family protein produces the protein MTDDVLHVKGRVLVGPDDARDELWVVGGRISYERPHGAREITTVSGWALPGLVDAHCHVGLDAHGPVDAETAERQALTDRDAGTLLIRDAGSPSDTRWIDDREDLPKIIRAGRHIARPRRYIRNFAHEIEPSDLVAYVGREAQRGDGWVKLVGDWIDREVGDLAPCWPRAEVEAAIAEAHRLGARVTAHCFAEDSLRDLVEAGIDCIEHATGLTEDTIPLFAERGVAIVPTLVNIATFPKMAAGGEAKFPRWSAHMRRLHERRYDTVRAAYDAGIGVYVGTDAGGSLPHGLVATEVSELVRAGIPALEALSATTWAAREWLGRPGLTEGAPADLVVYDADPRADVRALAQPRRVVVNGKVRA
- a CDS encoding pyridoxal-phosphate-dependent aminotransferase family protein — translated: MNHPLLDLPPLTAERFAQIEQGVADLLGTREDVVITQGEALLPLEGCIRSGARPGSTALNVVTGPYGTTFGNWLRDCGANVVDLAVPFDTAVTADQVARALAEHPEIDFVSLVHAEAATGNTNPVAEIGEAVRAHGALFMLDAVASVGAEALLPDAWGVDLCVIGAQKAMGGPAGVSAVSVSERAWARFAENPAAPRRSYLSLLDWKERWIDADRTALPHAPAQLEMLALEACLDRIAAEGLPAVTARHAAAAAATRAGAVALGLAPYVGRASEAAPVATTLRVPDASLVVAKALGADPAAPLAAGGGALAREMVRVNHYGRDASLATVLTSLTALSTALSTDPSEAAAAAEAAWAETLH